The Tenuifilum thalassicum genome includes the window CAAGCACCCAAGCTGCATGAAAGGCTAGCTCTTTATTATTTGAGGTGCTAATTTCAAAAAGCAAGCTCACTCCGTCGGGATGCTCGCAAAAAAAATGTGCTAGTTGTTGCACATCTTTTTTCCGAAGTGAGTATTTTAGCCGTTCAGTTAGAGCAGTAATTTCCATTTAATTAAATAATACCCAAAGATAGACAATGAACACAAAGCTAGATATTCTGGAGAAACTTTTTGCAAAAGCAAATCAGCAAATTCCATATAAAGATATAACTTTTACATTAGGTGATAAATATGTTGCAGCCCAATGTCCCGATGGAAACATTGGCGTATGCGCAACACTTGGGACTAAAGTTAGAGAACAAAATTCTGATGGAATTACTTTTGAAAGTCAAAACAATAGAATTTTAGCAAATGCTTACGTTAACTCTGTACTTAACTACAGAGTTAAATTTGATGGTACGGGCGACATTTTTAATGCTGTGGAATTTAAAGACTTCAACAATGTTGTCATGATTGGATATTTTGGATCGCTGGTTGAAAAATTAAAAAGCAAAGGTGTATCGCCTTATGTATTTGACATTGACCAACACGAAGCTCCAGTTCTACCTATGGAAGTGCAAGCCAAGTATCTATCGCATGCAGATTGCATCATCCTTACCTCAACCAGCATTAGCAACAACACCTTTTATGGAATAGTTAAATCGACACCAGAACATTGCTCCATTTTCATGCTAGGCCCATCTACACCACTCGACGATTTCATGTTTAGCATTCCAAAAATCAAAGGACTATTCGGATCGATATTTCCAAATAATAACACCGAAACTCTCCATCTTATTGCTCAAGGAGTGGGGACTAGGGGGTTTATGCACAACATGCAGAAAGTATTTAGATTAAAAT containing:
- a CDS encoding Rossmann-like domain-containing protein produces the protein MNTKLDILEKLFAKANQQIPYKDITFTLGDKYVAAQCPDGNIGVCATLGTKVREQNSDGITFESQNNRILANAYVNSVLNYRVKFDGTGDIFNAVEFKDFNNVVMIGYFGSLVEKLKSKGVSPYVFDIDQHEAPVLPMEVQAKYLSHADCIILTSTSISNNTFYGIVKSTPEHCSIFMLGPSTPLDDFMFSIPKIKGLFGSIFPNNNTETLHLIAQGVGTRGFMHNMQKVFRLK